The DNA window CCAAGATAGCCTTTGCGGCGCAGCCAGTCCTCCATGCGGCCGCGCAGCAGGTCCAGCGGCACGCGCAGGCCCACTTCCATCTGGCCGTCGGCAAGTGGCAGCGTGTCATCAAAGATGGCGTCGTTGGTGAAGTTGCGCATGGCAAAGCTGTCCAGCCCCTTCAGTGGAACAGGAGAGGTGGTGTTGTCTTCGCGGACAATTTCCAGCGCAATGCGGCGAACGAACATGGGTGCGATGGTAGCGCAATTCTCACTTCACCTCTGTGCTCGTCATTCTGAGCGAAGCGAAGAATCCCCGCGATGCTGCGCCGGTCGATGCAGCATCTGGCTTTCTTTCAAGAAACTATCCACGTTCTTGGCTGCTGCAGCATCGTAGAGATTCTTCGTTACTGCGTTCCTTAGAATGACGGACAGATTTACTTTACTCTCAACCCAATCCATCAAATGCCGGGACTAATCAGCTAAGCCCACAACACGTAACATGCACCAGGAATTTTGATGCTGCTCGTCTGTGCGCTCAGCAGGCCAGTCTTTGGATCGCGTGGCAGTACGGACACATCATTGCTGCGCTGGTTTGCTGCAATCAGCCAGTGCCCTGTGGAATCCAGCGTGATGCAGCGGTTCTCCACGCCCTGCGACGGCAGAAACTGGATACGCCGCAGCGTTCCATTGGACTCCACCGCGTAGGTAACGAAGCTCTCCAGCGTCCGCACGCTGCAATAGAGATAGCGGTGGTCCGCTGACAGCGCCATGTCTGCGGTGCGGCACTTGGGCGGAGCATCCAGCGGCAGTGTGCTCATGCTTTCGCGAAGTTTCAGCGTGCCGTGCTTTGCGTCCCAATCCAACAGGTCCACGGTGTTGGTGAGTTCGTTGTTGCAGTAGATCCATCGGCCGTTGGGATGAAACACAAGGTGCCGCGGTGCGGAGCCGGGAGCTGCTGCGTAAAACGGTGGATTGTGTGGTGTGAGCTTCGCCATCTCCGCGTTCAACGCATAGATGTAAATGCGGTCGCAGCCGTAATCATTCACCAGCACAAAGCGGCCACCGGGCGCGGTCAGAATGGAGTGGCAGCGGCTGTGTATCTGCACGGGCTGCGGGCCGTGATGATCTGCGCCGTATTCGATGTGTTCCACATAAGGCGAGAGTTCACCGTTGCGATCGATGCGGTAGGTGCTGATGTCACCGCTGCCCCAGTTGGCCTCCATCGCCACGCGTCCGCTGGGATCAATGGATAGAAAGTTCGGCCCGTTGCCCTTGGCGGTCTGTTGATTGATAGGCCGCAGTGGTTGCTCTGCGCTGCCGGTGATCTCGAAGCCCTGCACGGCTGCAATGCCATTTACCACCGCGGTGCTGTAGAGGTGATTGCGCTGGTGCGGGTGCAGTGTCATGGAGTCGTTGCCGGGGAGTTTCGCTGCCATATCCGGCGGCGCGAACGTGCCGGTCTTCGCATCGAACGAGGTCTGGAAGATGCCCTGCGCTTCCTTGCCTGTGGTGCCGATGAAGGCTGTTTTGCGATGGAGCGACAGCGTGGGTTGGATGGCAAAGGAACGTAAGGCAAAGGCAGTAGCAGGCAGGCCAAAAGAGAAGTGACGACGATTCATTGCGAGGGCTCCGGGGACGCGCCACCAGCATACGCCCCACACGCAATCCAATCTGTTTGTTCCCGTCATCCTGAGCGGAGAACGCAGTGCGTAGCCGAAGGACCTGCATTTTTATCCCGCACTATGATTTCGCTGGGAGAAGCGCGATTCCTGTCGGCATAGCGAAAATGCTTCCGGAGGTATTCCCGTGGGCACAGAAGAATGCAGGTCCTTCGGCTTCGCTCAGGATGACGAACGGTCTTTGTATGAGCTTCGCCGGTGATGTCGGTTTGAGAAAGTGCTTCCAACAAACGAAGAGGAGCGCCTGAGCGCTCCTCCCATATCCACTGAAATTTAAAAAGTGATTTACAGAGCGCCGCCATCCGCGGGCAGATGTCCCGCATACTCTTCCGGCTTCACGTCGTCATCAATCACCGGCAGGGTGGGCAGGTTTATGGTGGAACCCGCTTCATTCACCACGGCCTTCACGTTCGTCAGCACCTCATCCACGGTCATGGTGTACATCTCGCGGCCGTTGTCGTAGCCGTTCTGGATGATGGTCTTCAGGTATTTGCCTGCGGCCTGCGCAGCAGCGTAATCGGTAATGACGAAGCCGGTGGCGCGCTTCATCTGCACCCAGGCAACGTTGGGCATGGCAATCCACACCGGGCGTCCGCTGACGTCAAAGCGAATGTCCGTGGCGTCCGCGTGCCGCGTGGCAATGGCGACCACCGTGCCCTTCCAGACGCAGTGCAGCTTTTCTCCGGTCCACTTGTCTTCGACGGTGAAATCCTCGTACATCAGCAGGGGTCCTCTCGCAGCGGGTGCTCCCTTCCAGACTAAGGATTCCCCGGGCGATGGGCAAGCCGTGACAGGCGGGATTGCCGAGATACATGACATCTTGCTCCTCTGGCGGCCTGAAACAAGGAAATTGTCTGAAAGAGGCCTTCTCGGACTGGAAGTGTCCGATGGGGTACGGGTTAGCTTAGCGAGAGAGATACCAGAACAGCTCCCTCGCTGCTGTCTGATTCCGAAGGAGCCTCTTGACGCAACCCCGTAGATGGAATCGGCGTGAATTCATGGTGGCCACCGGTGCGGTCGCCTGTCTGGGCGCACTGGATTCCCGTGCGCAGGCCACCCCGGACTACACCGTCACGATTGATGCCTGCACGGTTGAGGCTTCGCCAAAGCATATTGTGCGTACTGTCGGATACAACGGGCAGGTTCCCGGGCCATTGTTGCGACTGCGCGAAGGGCGAGCCAGCACCATCCGGGTGGTAAATCGCACCAAGTCCGAAGAGATTGTGCATTGGCATGGTCTGCATCTTCCTCCCGCGATCGACGGCGCCATGGAAGAGGGGACGCCCATGATTGCGCCCGGTGCCACGGTGCAGTTCCAGATGACGCCGCAACCGGCGGGATTCCGCTGGTATCACACCCATACCTTTGCCGGAAACGATCTGCGGAAGGCGCAATACAGCGGCCAGCACGGATTCCTTTATGTGGAATCGGCAAACGAACCGGGCAACTATGACGCGGAACACTTCCTGGCGTTGCATGACTGGAACGGGTACCTGACCGGTGGTGACGACGGTTCGATGAACCCCACGTATGACATCAGCACGGTGAACAGCCGCATGCTGGGCCATGGCGTACCCATCCGCGTAAAGCAGGGGCAACGCGTTCTGTTCCACATCCTGAACTCTTCGCCCACTGAGGTGCATTGGGTTGCGCTGGCGGGTCACACCTTTCATGTCATTGCGCTGGATGGCAACCCGGTTGCCACGCCTTCTGCCGCTGCGATGCTTCGCCTTGCACCCGCGGAGCGCGTGTCTGCGTGGGTCCAGATGGATCATCCGGGCGTGTGGGTGCTGGGCGAGGTGCGCAAACACATCCAGGCCGCGGGCATGGGAACGGTCATCGAGTATGCCGGAAGCGCAAAGAAACCCGCGTGGCTGCAGCCTGTGTCGCTGGCATGGGATTATGCGCAATTCGGAACTGCGGATACCGACGCGGCAATCGCCTCGGAAGTGGAGGAGATCCCGCTTGTCCTAGAGAGCCGGTTCAAGGGCCACGGCTCGCAGGAGCGATGGATGATCAACGGCAAATCGTACCCCGATACCGACATGCCTGTGCTGGTGCAGGGACGCCGCTATCGTCTGCGTTTTCGCAACAGGAGCATGGACGACCACCCGATGCATCTGCATCGTCACACGTTTGAGCTGCGCGAACTGCCGGGCGGAAAACGGACCCGCGGCGTCATGAAAGACACCGTATTGGTGCCGGCTGGAGCGGAGACGGCGGTGGAGTTTATCGCGGCCAACCCTGGCCTTTCGCTGCTGCACTGCCATCAGCAAAACCACATGGATATGGGCTTCATGATGGTGTTCCG is part of the Terriglobus sp. RCC_193 genome and encodes:
- a CDS encoding lactonase family protein, with translation MNRRHFSFGLPATAFALRSFAIQPTLSLHRKTAFIGTTGKEAQGIFQTSFDAKTGTFAPPDMAAKLPGNDSMTLHPHQRNHLYSTAVVNGIAAVQGFEITGSAEQPLRPINQQTAKGNGPNFLSIDPSGRVAMEANWGSGDISTYRIDRNGELSPYVEHIEYGADHHGPQPVQIHSRCHSILTAPGGRFVLVNDYGCDRIYIYALNAEMAKLTPHNPPFYAAAPGSAPRHLVFHPNGRWIYCNNELTNTVDLLDWDAKHGTLKLRESMSTLPLDAPPKCRTADMALSADHRYLYCSVRTLESFVTYAVESNGTLRRIQFLPSQGVENRCITLDSTGHWLIAANQRSNDVSVLPRDPKTGLLSAQTSSIKIPGACYVLWA
- a CDS encoding multicopper oxidase family protein → MTQPRRWNRREFMVATGAVACLGALDSRAQATPDYTVTIDACTVEASPKHIVRTVGYNGQVPGPLLRLREGRASTIRVVNRTKSEEIVHWHGLHLPPAIDGAMEEGTPMIAPGATVQFQMTPQPAGFRWYHTHTFAGNDLRKAQYSGQHGFLYVESANEPGNYDAEHFLALHDWNGYLTGGDDGSMNPTYDISTVNSRMLGHGVPIRVKQGQRVLFHILNSSPTEVHWVALAGHTFHVIALDGNPVATPSAAAMLRLAPAERVSAWVQMDHPGVWVLGEVRKHIQAAGMGTVIEYAGSAKKPAWLQPVSLAWDYAQFGTADTDAAIASEVEEIPLVLESRFKGHGSQERWMINGKSYPDTDMPVLVQGRRYRLRFRNRSMDDHPMHLHRHTFELRELPGGKRTRGVMKDTVLVPAGAETAVEFIAANPGLSLLHCHQQNHMDMGFMMVFRYA